TGAAGGCAGAGGTTGAGAGAgcaagaagagagagagagagagagagagagagagagagaagggtAGGGAATTGGAGGGAGTTATGGCTAAACTTTCTGTGGGTTTTCAACTTCTTATAAGAATTGAATCACTTGGTAAACACATTCGATCTCTTTTGCTTGCTTTTCTATCATGGGACATAAGGGGTAGACCAATACACTAAAgtccaaaaggaaaaaagttgAAAAGAGCAAATCTTTTATTATGCAATAAGATTTCATTGTAGACAAAGGGCTAAAACTATTTGTTTAAGGAGGGAAGGGGAATGTGAAATTGCAACCCAATTGCAATTGGCTGCTAAACTTGCAACCCAATTACCCAATTTGCATATATGAGATGCAGGCACCATTAGGCTTTGCACGTGCAAATGtcaaagtaaaatttttaacatgTTACTCAAACTAAGGGGGTTTATGTGTCTCCCTAAATAGAACAAGCATCCAAGTGTGAATCTCATGTTTACGAAATTTGAATGCTTTTTTGTTTCTTACCCATTGCTAACAGATATATGTTCTCTCGGTGACCAATTCATTACATTTGagatttataaaaacaaaGTACGAAAAACaaagttgaaagaaatattttgatattatataatacattgatttattaatgtgagatttatttagaaattctacatattgtgttggaatttagtttagttacAATCAAtctcatataaatttaattatagagaattttaattaactttcactattttaatttagtaagttattagtaaattaatattattgatgtcgtgaattaattatgaatattacattttaaatGCCGAAGTCATCacaaatagattaaaaaagtcataaaaatcttaaattaaaataaaagtaaaaatactaataccaaaaagaaaataatctaaaatattaataccaattgaatgcaaaattcaaACTTACCTCATTTTGGGTCTATTGTTATATGTTTTCTAGttaacttttattcttttttgttaatcATATGATGACTTAATTTTccttattaaatatatagcaTGATATGCCTATAATGTCTTTGGACTTGTATATAATTTACTTTACATGCATGATGAATATAATTACCTATCTTCAAGCTTAGAAAATTCAGAAATTCAATCAGTAAGATTTCTAATATAGTTACCTCACTTGTGTGGCAATGCAAATAGTTAAAAGCCCAATAtgctttcttttctccttAAAATTCAGGATCTCTAAACATGTATGCACCTTAAATCCCCTGTAAATCAACCTAACTAAGAAGGCCAAAAGGCAACTATGgacattatttcttttaagtgTAGAAGAGATCCTTTTGATCAAAGGGAAAGTCTAAATCTAATATAAGCAATGATTAAAGCTAATCTATATAACCTTTTCTCCTTTTGAAAGTATATACCCATTTGTTCCCTTTTTGACTTATTTTGGTGTACTAATCACTATTTATACTATAGATTGTAGCAATACTTTGTTAGATTTGTCACAAAATAGAATTCCTTTTAATGAATAGATCGAATTATAGAAAGGAGAAAAGGGCTCCTCCTGTTTATAGTATCTATTAGACAGGATTGTGATGGGACCAATTTTTGTTAGTTTAGGTCCCAACTTTCAACAAATACATGCCATTCgtctcataaaaatataatcatttttataattctctaatatatatatatatatatatatatagaaagctTTTGAAGTTACAAATCCCTTGGCACCTCATGAGATCACATTCGGTTATTGACTATGTAATATCATTcctcatttaaaaagaatttaataatataagataaatacatatttatactattaaatttatattaattagttattttaatttaataaatatttgagttttaattttttaatatctaaatatatatattaactttcaatttaaattaatataatctgaattttattttttaataatattttaaaattttcgtacaatatacataaaagtgttaaataaaaatagatgtccaaaaaatattataataatattagaaaaagtcAAATATCTATTaagttatattaaaaattaaaatattaaaccgACTCAACGGCCAAATTTAcaaacataaatatacacatctcAAAGCTACAAACTTCAAACTATATGAGATCAACATtaacatatcaaaaaataaaaatgtttttaatggggataaaaaagaatttcattatttattttgttcattagATTCTATCCATGAGTCAGAGAAAGGAGCCGAACCGAGCAAATAAATTTTGGAGGAGAAAGAAGATAATGAGGGTAGGGTCCTCTTTAACTCTCCATGCATACCCTTTTCGAAAACAAAGTTATCCTtttaaagtaaagaaaaagaagaaaagtataGCGGCTTCCATTTTGACCAATCCAATAAAACAATCTATTTGAGTGCCCTCTtataatgtttctttttttctttttataatgcTTTCATGTAGGAGACGAATTGCAAGTTTGAGAGGAGGATTCTACAAGTTAAGAGGactcaaataaaattgatatttttaatctgTAGAGAACAATTTtgcaagtaaaagaaaattaataatgaatataatttcAAAACCAGAAAATGGACCCATTATTATCATCAAGCTAAATCATcaggaaaaaaatttaagaaaaaaaaaaaaaaggagaaaatacccaatttgtgttcttttcttcttcggtttgaaatggaaataattGAAGGAAAGACGAAAAATACGAATATGAAAGGTTATTACGTTGTGGGTATTATGTAAGTGGGGCATGTGCATTACTATTCTACATTTAATGTCACTTCATCTTTTAAGATAAAACATCCAAATGTATGCCCCTTTCTTAGTCTGTACTATTTGGAAAGATATCTGATGAGTCATGATTTGGTCCAATCCCAGTATAACACCCAAATTCAATCCACGGTGCCTAATTCAACACATTATACCTACGTGCCAGtgtctatataataaaaaaataatatgtatgtatataaatattttatatttttaaaatacatatttcaCTATTTAaaactgataaatatatattaattatatatcattttaatatatagatgAAACATGCGCTAAATTTAGCTAagacttttttattataatatagtaataatattatccaactggatatatatatatataacatatttatatattaaaaaatgataaacactatctaaatttaaattaaatagttttaatagttaattttaatttaactagaattttcaattcaaatatcatgtgttatattaaaaatttctgaaatagtactttactatttataaaaaatttatttagtttttttaaaattaattataatattaaataaaataaaatattttctaaaaattctatttgattcacaataaattaattaaattgactGAAAAAGGAAAGTGCACGCATACGTGGTACCATCGTGTTCCTTGTGAGTATAGAcctgagaaaagaaaaaggcccAAGTCTCTGCATTAATTCAAAGTGCAAAACCCATTAATAGATAATAGTGTTTAGATATATTGATGATTGACTAATTCAATTTGGTTTGAAATCCCACTATTAGTTACAACTAATTAATAGCATGATTAATTTCCTTTTAAGTAACTAATAGAAAGTTAAGTTGCAGCCAGATTCACAATCACATTTGATGtgatttaaagatttttttttaattaaattttaaaattttagataccaaacataaatttaatcccactaatttgatttttatatatttaagttaaataattaattattctatttatatgtatatggtCCCCTAACAAATAATGAGACAATAAGTATAAAGATGATAACTCAAactattctttataatttagtcattaatttcaatttttacttagcttttttttcataagttgtgatttatattttcttttaacttcaCAAAAATTCTCACTTTACATCgttagatataaaaaatagttttgttcttaattaaaagtttgactattaattatattacatCCTACGAGGTATTCTATTTACTATTATATCCACTTATATTTTATCTctatcaaattcttttctattcataaatctctattaattatatatttttataacaaacgTGTACTATATAACATTATAGTCATAATTAAagtgataaatttttattaatatcagtcgtaataaaaaaatatttcaacgAAAGAAGacttttttaatttccacaaataaatatgtcagttgaattttattatatttgtaatcagatgaaaaacttgaaaattgattttaaaatttattttaatataaaatgtattttggagaaaaagaaagggagttattattttattaaatagttGATTAAAACCCTTCGTGCGGAAACGCGGTTTAGGGGAGTGGGGGGGGAGGGGATGATGTGAAAACGGGGGGCTCCTTTTTGTCGCCCCTGACTGTCGTCTTTTTTTGCACTTTGCATGTGGGAACCTCATAGCTCTTGGCCCCGCATGtcccattttcttcttttttctgtttattcGGTGAAAAGCagtcttctttcttcttaatttTGGAACTGAAAAATAGCAGTGATTAGTTATCTAGTAAAACTCACAAAAACTTCATTCCTGCTCAGTCTTTCCCTATTTTAGTTACGATCTGCCCATGAACATGAACATATTTATGTTTGATCCAAAACGGGTTTATTAAAACTATTGAACTcgaaatatattaaaatagctTCTAGATGGGAAATTACTCTTTTGATAAGTCTTTCGGACAGCTCTATTTGTAGTATTCTTACGTATTAgtttggaaattttaaaatgaaaatttgattttgattttctagaaaatttattaatcaggTTTAATAGataagtaatatttttattgaatttaattaccagtaagaaaaataagatgaatttatttttatagaaattttatttatattcaggTTTAAGGTACCGTTGGATAAGGGatcatatttttgaaattcaacTTTTATGAGGAACAATTCCAAAAGGTAAAACgagtaaaattaaatataaaaatagacatTGGAATTTTTAGAAACAAAATGTCCCACAATAATGCTAAACTAGTTTTTCTACTTCTTCATATTCACATTCAGCATGCACCAGGGGCCTGTCATTTCAAAGATTTTGGTttcttattctaaaataaagtGTCTGATAAGGGTGTAGGTTTATACTTTATTACATGACTATGCACTAGCTTAATCATTGAATAATGTAGAGATAATGTTCAgccaaatttattatatgcatATATCAAAGTAAGaggagaaaacaaaaaaaaaaaaaaaaaaaaaaaaagaaggttaaataaaagtataaaaaggaACATACCTGATATAATTCATTATCATGAGTATTATACAGGAacaattacataattatatgaCCGTACTGTCAAAACATAAGTATGTCCTGTATCAAGCAGCAGCAACTGCACTTTTGACAAGGTCATTATATCAGTAGACAATTATATCAGCAGATTGTTTTAGCAGCAGCAGCATCAACAGTGATTTAGACTATCTATGATCCTCCACGAAAAGCTTTCAGCTTAGAACATCACAAGCAGGAAACTAGAATCCTGGAAAATGTCTTTGCTGTAACCAAACTTCAGGAGCAGTCAAATACTATTCCCTGTCAGGTTGGACCATAAACATGGCTAACTGAAGAAGAGCAAAGACAGAGAAGAatcacttctttttttctttttttaatactgCAGAAAGCCATGCAATAAACACAGTAACAATGTCAGTATTCATTATTCTTGGATTGGAAATCAGGAATTTTGGCAATCTGAACTGCTATTCATCTTATATTTGAAGGTTAGATCCATGGCTTTAGCATGCCTCATTCCACAATACATCTATATGTTCCGGGTTAGCACTTAAACTTACTGGGTATTTGTTGGGACATAAATGTATCTTCTGCAAAATATGATACTTGCCTAACCAAATATAGAGCAAATTTGACAGTCCTGATATTTTCAAGACCTCAAAACTTGAAACTGCTGACCTGGTGAACTTTCAAGGAGACAAAAGATAACAACTAaaacataaaagtaaaagctATCAGCTACATGGAATTAACTGTGACCTTCAGTTGTTCCTAGAAAACAAAACTATTTTCAGATTTTCCATCAACAGCAGGAAAGGAAATACCCTAACTCCTGTAGATTAGGTCTTTACATGTTCCTTAAACCAGGAAACCTGGCCATAATCTCTCTCTGAGGTAAGTAGTACCATTATCTAGCAAATGCAGCAGTTAAGCAGAAAGGATATTGGATGAATCATTTGTCAGCAGTCTGCAAATGGCAGCTCAGCCTTTCTTCCTTCCTCCATCCTGTCTTCACAAACACTGGTTAATAACTTAATACTGAATACATGATTAGTGATACATGGTATCAGATACAATCTCCTAATATGCCCCACAGGTGGAACGGCCTTTAGATTACTTCAACAACTCAAAGTTTCTCCTTTTATCATGAGACCCATAATTCATTCCTCTTTGATTAAACAAGCAGCTAGAGTCTCCTTGATCTATTAGAGaaatttgataagaaaaaaaaaaaaaagcagctACCTGAccatcaatttttctttttttaattaaactaaagcAAAATTATAAAGCAAATTTCGGATTCTCTGGAAATTCAACATTAGAcctgaattaattttttgtactAAATCATCATCCATAGATGATGATAGAACAAAATATACTAGCTTTAAGATCTACAGTTACTAGCAGCAGCTATCCACTAAGATTCTTTCAAACCTTTACATCAAGaagggaaaaaataaaagaaaggggTCTTCCCTGCTATGCTCGATAAGGTTAGTTTGAGGAAGATTTTAACTCAGTGAGGTCTCCGCATCTTGACATTAAGTGGAATTTCCTTGTAGGACTGAACCTTATCAGCCACTTGACGCTTAGGTCGAAAAGATGACCTTCGCAATTCCTGAGCTTCAGGTCCAGAGGCACTATATGCTGCTTCAGGTTCAACTTTGACTGCTGAAACTGATGATGTAGGACCATGTTCATACAGAGAAGAGACTGGAAATTTAGCATCATTTATCTGAAACGAGTCTTCAGTTGGTTCTTGTACTTGTTCTTGACTTTCAAATCTAGCAGACTGCTTTCTTGAACAAAGCCTGCTCAAACAAGTGTTTCTTCATCTCTGTAACATCCTTTAACATTACCAGAAAGATAAAAACTATCTATGCAATAAGTTCTACACAGCAGTAGACTTTGTAAACGAACCTCTTGTTATCAGCCTTCTTTTCAGCCTGGTGTGGTTTCACCATGGTAGGATCCAAAGCATCGGTTATCTGAAATGGACCATCAGCTGCTTCTTGTTCCGCAGCTTTAAGCCTAGCAGATTGCCTTCTCAACAAAGCCCGTTATGAGAAGCATTTCATCATTTCCCTTAAGTCTTCGTGAGAATaccagaaaaataaaagccaTTTAAAATCTGATATAACTTGCACAAACCTCTTTTcaccaattttcttttcagctTCAACTGGTTTATCCATTGGAGGATCTAAAGCATCACTTATCTGAAATGAATCATTAGCTGTGTCTTGTTCTGCAGCTTTTAACCTAGCAGATTGCCTTCTTGAACAAAGCCTGTTGTGACAAGCATTTCATCATCTCGCTCAAATCTAGAGTACCAGAAAATAAAAGCCATTTAAAACCTGATATAACTTGCACAAACCTCTTTTCATCAATCCTCTTCTCAGCTTCATTTGGTTTATCCATAGAAGGACCCAAAGCATTACTTACCCAAAATGAATCATTAGCTGTGCCTTGTTCTGCAGCTTTTAACCTAGCAGATTGCCTTCTCGAACAAAGCCTGTTGTGACAAGCAATTCATCATTTCTCTCAAATCTTTGTGAGACTACCAGAAACATAAAAGCCTTTTAAAATCTGGAATATACAGCAGTAGACCATGCACAAACCTCTTTTCATCAACCTTATTTTCTTCAACTGGTTTATCTGTAGGAGGATCCAACGCATCAGTTATCTGAAATGAATCATTTGCTGTTTCTTGTTTCACGGTTTTAAACCTATCAGATTGCCTTCTCAAACAAAGCCTGTTGTAACAAGCGTTTCATCATTTCTCTCATGTCTTGTGATAATACCAGAAAAACAAAAGCCATTAGAATCTGAAACACACAGCAGCAGACCATGCACAAACctcttttcatcaattttcttttcagctTCAACTGGTTTATCCATAGGAGGATCCAGAGCATCACTTATCTCGAATGTATCATTGAACAGATCTTGTTCTCCAGCTTTCGATCTAGCAGATGTCCTTCACATACAAAGCATTTCAGGAAAAATGATTACCTCGCATAGAATTTTCGATAATAGTTACAAGGAAAGAAGCAGTTTTAAAACCCATTGGTGTGAGACAGTAGATCAAACCTATTCTTATCAATCTTCTCTTTAGTTTTGACTGGTTTAACACTAGTAGGGTCCAAACCTGCACGAGATCAAGGGAAAGGGTCAGTTTTACAAAACAGTTTCTATCACTTTGAATAACATGCTATCGAGAATTTCTAATACAAGTTTCTAACACTTACGCTTCCTCCGTTTACTACAAAGTACTTTGTCCCTATTGTGTGCTTTAGAAAAATTCCCAATTTCACCACCTCTGGTGGTTTCGGCCTAAAGCAGTGAAAGAACAAGAGTAAATACACACATGATATAACTAGAAAGAGAAATTCCATAAGGTTTACTTTAGATGGCTTGCTTAAGTACCTCATTTCCATGAATATTGCATCTTACCATATTTGCTTTGTCCTTGAAAAATAACAGGAGTTCTTTTTTTAGCAATATAATCAATAACCTAATAAAGATATAAggcaagaaaaagaacacTGGATAAGCTTACCCCAATTTCCAATTGCATTGCCTTAAGCAAACCATTTTTGCATCCCAGATCATGTTGAACCACCTTAAGCTAAAGAGTAACAGACTATTATCATCCACTAAAACTAAAGAATGTGAAGGATTGAGCAAACAAGATTCTGGGATCTCAATTAACTATAAACTCACCCTATCTTTATTCGAATTTAGTTCCtgcaaattttgaaataatatgtcaATAGTTTGGTGCAATATTCTCTAAATACAGTCATCTAAATATTATCAGGAACTAGATTCCCTGAGAAATGCACGTCATTACCGCCAACATCTGACTGTTTAACCGGGCAAGCTCCAGATTCTTTTCTTGTACTTGTTGACATTGTGTTCTCGATTTCTGTAATTCAAGTGCATGTGATTGAATGATTTTACTGTTGAGTAGACTAAGGAAAAACAGAGGATTGAAAGCCAAATGAAATTAGAACAACCAAAAGGGGCCAAAAGAGAACTAGACAAAATTAATCATAAACAGCAAAGGATACTTTCTATCCGCAATAAGCTTCACTAGTGTCAGATTTTcctggaaaaaaaaaattcagaaaaaagaataaagaaagaaaaccccATTGAGCTGAACTGGAAGAAATGCAAAGCTTATTAATGAAGTTCAGTATTAAGTTAGTTTTAAGAGCATGAAAATTTAcctgatgaagtttgtgaatATAATCTTTAGTATTAAGTGAAACAGATGGGGGTCTCATATCTTGGTTTTTCTGGGGCAAGTTACTAATGTCACCAAGCTTTTTCCTTGGCATGTTTCCAACAACAGTAAATCCCTTTGCCTTTTCATCTCCTTTCATTTTGTTACCTAACCAATATTGCTATCATCAGTCATTGAAAAAATACCAGCCCTGAAACAACCTAAGCACAAGAAACTGAAAAGCAATAGTTTTTACAGTCTTCAGCACTTCCAAATTCAGATATGAGGTTCGTTCCTtgaatgtaaaattttaacttcCAAGTTTCTTAGTTAGTTTTAGCAAATTGTTCCACGTGCAACACCTAATTTTCAGATTGGTAGTAAACTGCGGATAAAGAAAGCAATCATTCTGCATTATAATACTCAATATTGGAATCGAAATATCTAATAAAGTTTCACAAACCCTACCTCGAAATCAAACTTCACAATTCTAATTCATTcataaaaccaaaaaaaaaaaatatcccTAGTAATTGTGTAAGTATCAGCATGAAACCAGAGGTTCAAacatttcataattaatctcatcaaaaaagttgaaaatgaaaaagcagAACCGACATGAACAATAAAGATTGGAGATTTGTTGGGAATTTACAGGAACAGAGAGAGAATACCTTTaacattttgattttctttattaagaACTACGTCACCATCCATGCCGGGGCAATAGTTGAAGTGCGATCTCTATCTCCCTCCCTATTAAGACTTGTATTTTCGCTTTTCTCTGGATTTTGAAGAGACTGGATTAAGGGAGGGAAAagattgaagaagaagggtaaAATGGGAACTCTGTGTTTCaagattgaaatttttttaattttctgaatctctttttcctttgttttttttttttttttttctctgaaaaggaaaattagCTGGCATTAAGAGGCCCAGGCAAAGTCAGTGTATGAAATTGTAACACAACTAAAATGCTGTATTACTATTGAGCTAAATAAGCAGGTTACAATGTCTAAATAGACGGTCTTAAAGCCCTCAAGCAGACTTAATATCCAATCAAACTGGCCCATCACCCTTCTAAACATAACTGACCAAGTTGTCCcaagaatattttaaaggTGTTTTTGATTCGTAAATTTTGCCCAAATAGCACTTGTTTATCACTAAATAGATATATTGAAGTCTTTGGTAAGACTTAAAATTAATagctaataattaatatagagTTTGTCAGATTCGGCTGATCAATGCAACTGATAGCTGGTGGTTGGTGGCTGATAACTGAtggttgataaattaaattctttagtGAGATTTTATTAGGTATTGttgttagtatgttaaatgaGCACTGaatgtataaattattaaatatattttattttattagattatattcaatgatataaatatataaaaataatttataataattaaaaatattatagttaatttttttagctcaattgtatttattattaaaaatatttataaaaattattttaaaaatagaaatttaaatttaaattctattaataaaattttttaattttaaataccataattataaatattataattatttaactatataaaataattttaaaataataattatttattaaaaaatataaaaatttaattatatgagatcaatttaaaataaagttgttattaataaattttaataagaataatattgtttaaaaacttaaattttaatatttccaTAAAAGCTTAAATACACAAATTTCGTGCTGCAAGTCAAAATGTTGGTAATGAACAATATAGCAAGATCGAAATTCTCAAATGAAAATCCCTCCCATCATAGATCCTCATGCCTTACCAACAATCTTTCTTCACTCATGCCAATCATCATGTTAGAATGGCACCTCTTAAGGTAATAACTTGCCAAAACATTAGACTTCTCATAACTAAGAAAAGTTGTTTAAGGTAAGAGATgtagataaattaaaagaaaaaaaaataga
The nucleotide sequence above comes from Ricinus communis isolate WT05 ecotype wild-type chromosome 6, ASM1957865v1, whole genome shotgun sequence. Encoded proteins:
- the LOC8279080 gene encoding SHUGOSHIN 1 isoform X3; this encodes MDGDVVLNKENQNVKGNKMKGDEKAKGFTVVGNMPRKKLGDISNLPQKNQDMRPPSVSLNTKDYIHKLHQENLTLVKLIADRNKIIQSHALELQKSRTQCQQVQEKNLELARLNSQMLAELNSNKDRLKVVQHDLGCKNGLLKAMQLEIGAETTRGGEIGNFSKAHNRDKVLCSKRRKRLDPTSVKPVKTKEKIDKNRTSARSKAGEQDLFNDTFEISDALDPPMDKPVEAEKKIDEKRLCLRRQSDRFKTVKQETANDSFQITDALDPPTDKPVEENKVDEKRLCSRRQSARLKAAEQGTANDSFWVSNALGPSMDKPNEAEKRIDEKRLCSRRQSARLKAAEQDTANDSFQISDALDPPMDKPVEAEKKIGEKRQSARLKAAEQEAADGPFQITDALDPTMVKPHQAEKKADNKRLCSRKQSARFESQEQVQEPTEDSFQINDAKFPVSSLYEHGPTSSVSAVKVEPEAAYSASGPEAQELRRSSFRPKRQVADKVQSYKEIPLNVKMRRPH
- the LOC8279080 gene encoding SHUGOSHIN 2 isoform X4, whose amino-acid sequence is MDGDVVLNKENQNVKGNKMKGDEKAKGFTVVGNMPRKKLGDISNLPQKNQDMRPPSVSLNTKDYIHKLHQENLTLVKLIADRNKIIQSHALELQKSRTQCQQVQEKNLELARLNSQMLAELNSNKDRLKVVQHDLGCKNGLLKAMQLEIGDKANMVRCNIHGNEAETTRGGEIGNFSKAHNRDKVLCSKRRKRLDPTSVKPVKTKEKIDKNRTSARSKAGEQDLFNDTFEISDALDPPMDKPVEAEKKIDEKRLCSRRQSARLKAAEQGTANDSFWVSNALGPSMDKPNEAEKRIDEKRLCSRRQSARLKAAEQDTANDSFQISDALDPPMDKPVEAEKKIGEKRQSARLKAAEQEAADGPFQITDALDPTMVKPHQAEKKADNKRLCSRKQSARFESQEQVQEPTEDSFQINDAKFPVSSLYEHGPTSSVSAVKVEPEAAYSASGPEAQELRRSSFRPKRQVADKVQSYKEIPLNVKMRRPH
- the LOC8279080 gene encoding SHUGOSHIN 1 isoform X5; the protein is MDGDVVLNKENQNVKGNKMKGDEKAKGFTVVGNMPRKKLGDISNLPQKNQDMRPPSVSLNTKDYIHKLHQENLTLVKLIADRNKIIQSHALELQKSRTQCQQVQEKNLELARLNSQMLAELNSNKDRLKVVQHDLGCKNGLLKAMQLEIGDKANMVRCNIHGNEAETTRGGEIGNFSKAHNRDKVLCSKRRKRLDPTSVKPVKTKEKIDKNRTSARSKAGEQDLFNDTFEISDALDPPMDKPVEAEKKIDEKRLCLRRQSDRFKTVKQETANDSFQITDALDPPTDKPVEENKVDEKRLCSRRQSARLKAAEQDTANDSFQISDALDPPMDKPVEAEKKIGEKRQSARLKAAEQEAADGPFQITDALDPTMVKPHQAEKKADNKRLCSRKQSARFESQEQVQEPTEDSFQINDAKFPVSSLYEHGPTSSVSAVKVEPEAAYSASGPEAQELRRSSFRPKRQVADKVQSYKEIPLNVKMRRPH
- the LOC8279080 gene encoding SHUGOSHIN 1 isoform X2, whose translation is MDGDVVLNKENQNVKGNKMKGDEKAKGFTVVGNMPRKKLGDISNLPQKNQDMRPPSVSLNTKDYIHKLHQENLTLVKLIADRNKIIQSHALELQKSRTQCQQVQEKNLELARLNSQMLAELNSNKDRLKVVQHDLGCKNGLLKAMQLEIGDKANMVRCNIHGNEAETTRGGEIGNFSKAHNRDKVLCSKRRKRLDPTSVKPVKTKEKIDKNRSKAGEQDLFNDTFEISDALDPPMDKPVEAEKKIDEKRLCLRRQSDRFKTVKQETANDSFQITDALDPPTDKPVEENKVDEKRLCSRRQSARLKAAEQGTANDSFWVSNALGPSMDKPNEAEKRIDEKRLCSRRQSARLKAAEQDTANDSFQISDALDPPMDKPVEAEKKIGEKRQSARLKAAEQEAADGPFQITDALDPTMVKPHQAEKKADNKRLCSRKQSARFESQEQVQEPTEDSFQINDAKFPVSSLYEHGPTSSVSAVKVEPEAAYSASGPEAQELRRSSFRPKRQVADKVQSYKEIPLNVKMRRPH
- the LOC8279080 gene encoding SHUGOSHIN 1 isoform X7, which gives rise to MLKKSRTQCQQVQEKNLELARLNSQMLAELNSNKDRLKVVQHDLGCKNGLLKAMQLEIGDKANMVRCNIHGNEAETTRGGEIGNFSKAHNRDKVLCSKRRKRLDPTSVKPVKTKEKIDKNRTSARSKAGEQDLFNDTFEISDALDPPMDKPVEAEKKIDEKRLCLRRQSDRFKTVKQETANDSFQITDALDPPTDKPVEENKVDEKRLCSRRQSARLKAAEQGTANDSFWVSNALGPSMDKPNEAEKRIDEKRLCSRRQSARLKAAEQDTANDSFQISDALDPPMDKPVEAEKKIGEKRQSARLKAAEQEAADGPFQITDALDPTMVKPHQAEKKADNKRLCSRKQSARFESQEQVQEPTEDSFQINDAKFPVSSLYEHGPTSSVSAVKVEPEAAYSASGPEAQELRRSSFRPKRQVADKVQSYKEIPLNVKMRRPH
- the LOC8279080 gene encoding SHUGOSHIN 1 isoform X1 — translated: MDGDVVLNKENQNVKGNKMKGDEKAKGFTVVGNMPRKKLGDISNLPQKNQDMRPPSVSLNTKDYIHKLHQENLTLVKLIADRNKIIQSHALELQKSRTQCQQVQEKNLELARLNSQMLAELNSNKDRLKVVQHDLGCKNGLLKAMQLEIGDKANMVRCNIHGNEAETTRGGEIGNFSKAHNRDKVLCSKRRKRLDPTSVKPVKTKEKIDKNRTSARSKAGEQDLFNDTFEISDALDPPMDKPVEAEKKIDEKRLCLRRQSDRFKTVKQETANDSFQITDALDPPTDKPVEENKVDEKRLCSRRQSARLKAAEQGTANDSFWVSNALGPSMDKPNEAEKRIDEKRLCSRRQSARLKAAEQDTANDSFQISDALDPPMDKPVEAEKKIGEKRQSARLKAAEQEAADGPFQITDALDPTMVKPHQAEKKADNKRLCSRKQSARFESQEQVQEPTEDSFQINDAKFPVSSLYEHGPTSSVSAVKVEPEAAYSASGPEAQELRRSSFRPKRQVADKVQSYKEIPLNVKMRRPH
- the LOC8279080 gene encoding SHUGOSHIN 2 isoform X6, which encodes MDGDVVLNKENQNVKGNKMKGDEKAKGFTVVGNMPRKKLGDISNLPQKNQDMRPPSVSLNTKDYIHKLHQENLTLVKLIADRNKIIQSHALELQKSRTQCQQVQEKNLELARLNSQMLAELNSNKDRLKVVQHDLGCKNGLLKAMQLEIGDKANMVRCNIHGNEAETTRGGEIGNFSKAHNRDKVLCSKRRKRLDPTSVKPVKTKEKIDKNRTSARSKAGEQDLFNDTFEISDALDPPMDKPVEAEKKIDEKRLCLRRQSDRFKTVKQETANDSFQITDALDPPTDKPVEENKVDEKRLCSRRQSARLKAAEQGTANDSFWVSNALGPSMDKPNEAEKRIDEKRLCSRRQSARLKAAEQDTANDSFQISDALDPPMDKPVEAEKKIGEKRQSARLKAAEQEAADGPFQITDALDPTMVKPHQAEKKADNKRDEETLV